CAGGAAGGCTAGTCTTGGTGTTTGCGATACAGTCGGGTCGTACGTGGGAGAGGTTTCTTATCGGAAGTGGTTTCAATGCTGCGGATGATGAACTCAAGCGCTTCATCATAAATATTGGTGAGTTGAAAAGGAGCGAGGACGGTCGTGCGGATAGCGCCGACCATGGTGCTATAAATGAGAAAAGCTGTTTCTTCGACGGGCAGGTCTCGAATGGTACCATCGCGCATGCCGCGAATGATGAAATACTGCAGATCTTCAATGAATTCGCGGAATTTTTCAGCGATCGGTGCCTTGTCTATTTGGGGTTCTCCGTCACTGTACGGAGAGCAGCGAATGAGAATTTTGAAACGAGAGGTTTCTTGCTGTGTAAACTCAAAGTAGACTTGGACAAATGTGCGAACATTGTCGAGTCCTGTGTCGGTTTGCTTGATCTCAGTCATGACCTTTTCGAACAGTGAATCCACAAGATCAAAGCCTGCAGTCAAAAACAGATTTTCTTTACTTTTATAGTAATGAAAGACGAGGCCAAACGCGACTCCGGCTTTATCCGCAACCATTTTCATGGTTGTTCCCGAATAGCCGTATTCGCCAAAGACCTCTTGGGCTGAACGCAGTATGGCTTCCTTTTTTGAAATGGAATCCTTTTTGGACATGTTTTCGTCTCTCTCCTCGTCGCAGGCACTGCAATGGCCTGGTGCAAAAAAGAACTTTATTTCAACCCATGACGGGCATTGAACAC
This genomic window from Desulfovibrio inopinatus DSM 10711 contains:
- a CDS encoding TetR/AcrR family transcriptional regulator; the protein is MSKKDSISKKEAILRSAQEVFGEYGYSGTTMKMVADKAGVAFGLVFHYYKSKENLFLTAGFDLVDSLFEKVMTEIKQTDTGLDNVRTFVQVYFEFTQQETSRFKILIRCSPYSDGEPQIDKAPIAEKFREFIEDLQYFIIRGMRDGTIRDLPVEETAFLIYSTMVGAIRTTVLAPFQLTNIYDEALEFIIRSIETTSDKKPLPRTTRLYRKHQD